From Gordonia crocea, the proteins below share one genomic window:
- a CDS encoding RES family NAD+ phosphorylase: protein MVKLPSEVVWRVHATAGEHVLPWNFPRTWGPVLRFDHHPQPLGMHPESGIWYGSASPRGALAEVFQETRLIDRFHGTPYLTASRFTRKLALLDVGGIGRGAWLTRAGGQFALDSAPHRVAQQWAHAIHEAYEDVDGIAYRGRFAGGPCVALFERGADALPDRPELSLPLSHPGLHAGIATAALELGYTVL, encoded by the coding sequence ATGGTGAAACTGCCGTCCGAAGTCGTCTGGCGGGTCCATGCGACGGCAGGGGAACACGTGTTGCCGTGGAACTTCCCGCGGACGTGGGGGCCGGTGCTGCGTTTCGACCACCACCCGCAGCCGCTGGGCATGCATCCGGAGAGTGGGATCTGGTACGGCTCCGCGAGCCCGCGCGGCGCGCTGGCCGAGGTGTTCCAAGAAACGCGGCTGATCGACCGGTTCCACGGCACGCCATATCTCACCGCGTCGCGGTTCACGCGCAAGCTCGCACTGCTCGACGTCGGGGGTATCGGGCGGGGCGCCTGGTTGACCCGGGCGGGGGGACAATTCGCGCTGGATTCCGCACCACACCGCGTCGCCCAGCAATGGGCGCACGCGATTCACGAGGCGTACGAGGATGTCGACGGCATCGCGTATCGGGGCCGGTTCGCCGGAGGCCCCTGTGTCGCACTGTTCGAGCGGGGGGCCGACGCGTTGCCGGATCGGCCCGAGTTGTCGCTGCCGCTGTCGCACCCGGGGTTGCATGCCGGGATCGCCACCGCTGCGCTCGAACTGGGTTACACGGTGTTGTAG
- a CDS encoding DUF4279 domain-containing protein, which translates to MTSASSFEPIQRYLAGELGFEDALHAVTGLSVGRSALVGVLETLAADGGLANAALSFHDEKLLSEAGFHEKPGAVAVMTLQRDVQLQQIISESLTVNEVAERLGVTTARVRQRIAARTLWSYLWGERRLMPSAQFTPSGVVPHIDEVIARLRPDSHPLEVHKILTVPQPSLTRKGSNPQSVADFLSRAPVTDEELQHVLDLVSAASWSTV; encoded by the coding sequence ATGACCTCGGCATCATCATTCGAGCCCATTCAGCGGTATCTGGCGGGAGAACTCGGGTTTGAGGACGCGCTGCACGCCGTCACCGGGCTCAGCGTCGGCCGATCGGCGCTCGTCGGGGTCCTGGAGACCCTGGCGGCCGACGGCGGATTGGCCAATGCGGCGCTGTCTTTCCACGACGAGAAGCTGTTGTCCGAGGCCGGTTTCCACGAGAAGCCCGGGGCGGTTGCGGTCATGACCCTGCAGCGCGACGTTCAGCTGCAGCAGATCATCTCCGAGTCGCTGACGGTGAACGAGGTGGCCGAGCGGCTGGGGGTGACGACCGCGCGCGTGCGCCAGCGCATTGCCGCGCGGACGCTGTGGTCTTACCTGTGGGGTGAACGCCGCCTCATGCCGTCCGCGCAGTTCACCCCCAGCGGGGTCGTGCCGCACATCGACGAGGTCATCGCCCGGCTGCGCCCGGACTCGCACCCGCTGGAGGTGCACAAGATCCTGACCGTGCCGCAACCGTCGTTGACCCGGAAGGGCAGTAATCCGCAGTCGGTTGCCGACTTTCTGAGTCGGGCCCCGGTCACCGACGAAGAGTTGCAGCACGTCCTGGATCTCGTGAGCGCCGCATCGTGGTCGACGGTCTAG